A stretch of Roseibium porphyridii DNA encodes these proteins:
- the rplP gene encoding 50S ribosomal protein L16, whose protein sequence is MLQPKRTKFRKQHKGRIHGLSKGGTDLNFGAFGLKALEPERVTARQIEAARRAMTRHMKRAGRVWIRIFPDVPVSSKPAEVRMGKGKGSPDYWACRVKPGRIMFEIDGVPEDIAREAMRLAAAKLPIKCRFVQRIGE, encoded by the coding sequence ATGCTGCAACCGAAGCGCACAAAGTTCCGCAAGCAGCACAAAGGCCGCATTCACGGCTTGTCGAAGGGAGGCACCGACCTCAACTTCGGCGCATTCGGTCTGAAGGCTTTGGAGCCAGAGCGTGTTACTGCACGTCAGATCGAAGCGGCCCGTCGTGCTATGACCCGCCACATGAAACGTGCGGGTCGTGTTTGGATCCGTATCTTCCCGGACGTTCCGGTTTCTTCGAAGCCTGCTGAAGTCCGTATGGGTAAGGGTAAGGGTTCTCCGGATTACTGGGCTTGCCGCGTCAAGCCTGGCCGGATCATGTTCGAAATTGACGGTGTGCCGGAAGACATTGCGCGTGAAGCGATGCGTCTTGCTGCTGCCAAACTGCCGATCAAATGCCGTTTCGTTCAGCGTATCGGCGAGTAA
- the rpmC gene encoding 50S ribosomal protein L29, whose product MKATEVRAKTVDELRTELEGLKKEQFNLRFQKATGQLENTARVRQIRRDIARIQTIMREKRVTANA is encoded by the coding sequence ATGAAGGCGACCGAAGTACGGGCGAAAACCGTTGATGAGCTCCGCACGGAACTCGAAGGTCTGAAGAAAGAGCAGTTCAATCTGCGTTTTCAGAAGGCAACGGGTCAGCTTGAAAACACAGCGCGCGTCCGGCAGATCCGCCGCGACATCGCGCGTATCCAGACGATCATGCGCGAAAAGCGCGTGACGGCGAACGCTTAA